A genomic stretch from Poecilia reticulata strain Guanapo linkage group LG20, Guppy_female_1.0+MT, whole genome shotgun sequence includes:
- the uba5 gene encoding ubiquitin-like modifier-activating enzyme 5 isoform X2: MNRLFFQPHQAGLSKVEAAEHTLRNINPDVAFETHNYNITTLDNFTHFMDRISHGGLEEGKPVDLVLSCVDNFEARMAINTACNELGQIWMESGVSENAVSGHIQLIIPGETACFACAPPLVVAANIDEKTLKREGVCAASLPTTMGVVAGLLVQNVLKYLLKFGTVSYYLGYNAMQDFFPTMAMKANPQCNDRHCRRQQEEFKKKEAERPKVEAVQPEEEEIIHEDNEWGIELVSEVSDAELQAASGAVPDLPEGITVAYTIPAGEKVSGDTVEETEVSLADLMAQMRKL; this comes from the exons ATGAACAGACTGTTCTTCCAGCCTCACCAAGCAGGGCTGAGTAAGGTGGAGGCAGCAGAACACACACTCAG AAATATTAATCCAGATGTGGCATTTGAAACCCATAACTACAACATCACAACACTGGACAATTTCACGCATTTCATGGATCGCATCAG tcacgGCGGGTTAGAAGAAGGAAAACCAGTGGATTTGGTTCTGAGCTGTGTTGATAACTTTGAGGCCAGGATGGCCATCAATACA gccTGTAACGAGCTGGGTCAGATCTGGATGGAGTCCGGCGTGAGTGAAAACGCAGTCTCAGGACACATCCAGCTCATAATTCCTGGAGAGACCGCTTGCTTTGCT TGTGCCCCTCCGCTGGTGGTAGCCGCCAACATCGATGAGAAAACCCTAAAGCGGGAGGGTGTATGTGCCGCCAGCTTGCCAACAACTATGGGTGTGGTTGCAGGCCTACTGGTCCAAAATGTCCTCAA ATATCTCCTGAAGTTTGGCACGGTCAGCTACTATCTCGGATACAACGCCATGCAGGACTTTTTTCCCACCATGGCCATGAAGGCCAACCCACAGTGCAATGACCGCCACTGCAGGCGGCAACAAGAGGAATTCAAG aaaaaagaagcagagcGGCCCAAGGTGGAAGCTGTGCAGCCGGAGGAGGAAGAGATCATACATGAAGACAACGAATGGG GTATCGAACTGGTGTCTGAAGTGAGCGACGCCGAGTTACAGGCTGCTTCGGGGGCTGTGCCTGATCTGCCAGAGGGCATCACTGTGGCGTACACCATTCCAGCTGGG GAAAAGGTCAGTGGAGACACCGTGGAGGAGACTGAAGTGAGCTTGGCAGATTTAATGGCTCAGATGAGAAAGTTGTAG
- the uba5 gene encoding ubiquitin-like modifier-activating enzyme 5 isoform X1, producing the protein MATVEELKLRVRELENELIKCKQRQCAAEDAHNRPKIDKMSAEVVDSNPYSRLMALKRMGIVDDYEKIRTFSVAVVGVGGVGSVTAEMLTRCGIGKLLLFDYDKVELANMNRLFFQPHQAGLSKVEAAEHTLRNINPDVAFETHNYNITTLDNFTHFMDRISHGGLEEGKPVDLVLSCVDNFEARMAINTACNELGQIWMESGVSENAVSGHIQLIIPGETACFACAPPLVVAANIDEKTLKREGVCAASLPTTMGVVAGLLVQNVLKYLLKFGTVSYYLGYNAMQDFFPTMAMKANPQCNDRHCRRQQEEFKKKEAERPKVEAVQPEEEEIIHEDNEWGIELVSEVSDAELQAASGAVPDLPEGITVAYTIPAGEKVSGDTVEETEVSLADLMAQMRKL; encoded by the exons ATGGCGACGGTGGAGGAGCTGAAGCTGCGGGTGAGGGAGCTGGAAAATGAACTGATTAAGTGTAAGCAGAGGCAGTGTGCAGCGGAGGATGCTCACAATAGACCCAAAATTGACAAGATGAGCGCCGAGGTAGTGGATTCCAACCCGTACAG ccgCCTTATGGCTCTAAAAAGAATGGGCATCGTGGATGATTATGAG AAAATCCGGACATTTTCAGTAGCTGTAGTTGGTGTCGGAGGCGTCGGCAGCGTGACAGCTGAAATGCTCACTAGATGTGGCATTGGTAAG ctgctgctctttgaCTATGACAAGGTAGAGCTGGCCAACATGAACAGACTGTTCTTCCAGCCTCACCAAGCAGGGCTGAGTAAGGTGGAGGCAGCAGAACACACACTCAG AAATATTAATCCAGATGTGGCATTTGAAACCCATAACTACAACATCACAACACTGGACAATTTCACGCATTTCATGGATCGCATCAG tcacgGCGGGTTAGAAGAAGGAAAACCAGTGGATTTGGTTCTGAGCTGTGTTGATAACTTTGAGGCCAGGATGGCCATCAATACA gccTGTAACGAGCTGGGTCAGATCTGGATGGAGTCCGGCGTGAGTGAAAACGCAGTCTCAGGACACATCCAGCTCATAATTCCTGGAGAGACCGCTTGCTTTGCT TGTGCCCCTCCGCTGGTGGTAGCCGCCAACATCGATGAGAAAACCCTAAAGCGGGAGGGTGTATGTGCCGCCAGCTTGCCAACAACTATGGGTGTGGTTGCAGGCCTACTGGTCCAAAATGTCCTCAA ATATCTCCTGAAGTTTGGCACGGTCAGCTACTATCTCGGATACAACGCCATGCAGGACTTTTTTCCCACCATGGCCATGAAGGCCAACCCACAGTGCAATGACCGCCACTGCAGGCGGCAACAAGAGGAATTCAAG aaaaaagaagcagagcGGCCCAAGGTGGAAGCTGTGCAGCCGGAGGAGGAAGAGATCATACATGAAGACAACGAATGGG GTATCGAACTGGTGTCTGAAGTGAGCGACGCCGAGTTACAGGCTGCTTCGGGGGCTGTGCCTGATCTGCCAGAGGGCATCACTGTGGCGTACACCATTCCAGCTGGG GAAAAGGTCAGTGGAGACACCGTGGAGGAGACTGAAGTGAGCTTGGCAGATTTAATGGCTCAGATGAGAAAGTTGTAG